A genomic segment from Propionibacteriaceae bacterium ZF39 encodes:
- a CDS encoding site-specific DNA-methyltransferase, with protein MKRRPKGRLELTWMGKDSALIPVEDGKYDYAWVDPSDPRALEVKSIEVVEQVGEVDGPTGANENLLIVGDSGDALRSLGTIPEYADKYLGQVKLVYIDPPFNTEQTFEHYADQLEHSIWLTMMRDRIRDIKPLLADDASVWVHLDDAEVHRMRLLLDEEFGPENFVTEVIWQKVYTVKNSAKHFSKDHDTILVYAVDKATWRRNRLPRTAAMDARYSNPDNDPRGPWKAKPLQANKPYSKGTYSVQTPGGRVIEAPPPGTYWRISQEELFRLDQDGQVWWGKDGLGTPNTKTYLGVVEGKIPQTIWSYKDAGHNDQAKSEVQAVVPGHAPFATPKPEKLLRRVIEIATNPGELVLDAFAGSGTSAAVAHKLRRRWLAVELQPQTVSTFTAPRLTKVVEGQDLGGITSTTARVEVADLPDGVSPEDAQKFSALVGKFTDDRHLPINVVTETAKFVRQAAKTDEPPLTQEESKTLLALLRKAGQGTEGEATVDVMPQVRKALRDAAKTRDESTTLWEGGGGFTVAKMGPSMYEVDDEDGQVFLSSEATNGAWSKAIAGQLKFTLTPDDPVFCGVRKRQRLAVIDGVADQSVVRTVVEHLGEKEKAVIVAKGVLPEAAQLLQELSPGSRVKKAPEDMFPKGTVN; from the coding sequence ACGACTACGCCTGGGTGGACCCAAGCGACCCCCGTGCCTTGGAGGTCAAGTCCATCGAGGTCGTGGAGCAGGTCGGTGAGGTCGACGGCCCGACTGGGGCGAACGAGAACCTGCTCATCGTCGGAGATTCTGGGGACGCTCTGCGGTCCTTGGGGACGATCCCGGAGTACGCGGACAAGTACCTGGGCCAGGTCAAGTTGGTCTACATCGACCCCCCCTTCAACACCGAGCAGACCTTCGAGCATTATGCGGACCAGTTGGAGCACAGCATCTGGCTGACGATGATGCGTGACCGGATCAGGGACATCAAGCCACTCCTCGCTGATGACGCCTCAGTGTGGGTCCACCTCGATGACGCCGAGGTGCACCGCATGCGCCTGCTCTTGGACGAGGAGTTCGGCCCAGAGAACTTTGTCACCGAGGTGATCTGGCAGAAGGTGTACACGGTAAAGAACAGCGCAAAGCACTTCTCCAAGGACCATGACACCATCTTGGTGTATGCCGTCGATAAGGCCACTTGGAGGCGTAATCGTCTTCCTCGGACCGCAGCCATGGATGCGAGGTACAGCAATCCAGATAATGACCCTAGGGGGCCGTGGAAGGCAAAACCTCTCCAAGCGAACAAGCCATACAGTAAAGGGACGTATTCGGTGCAAACTCCCGGTGGGAGGGTTATCGAGGCTCCCCCTCCTGGCACCTACTGGCGAATTTCACAAGAGGAACTGTTCCGACTGGACCAAGATGGTCAGGTCTGGTGGGGCAAGGATGGGCTCGGCACCCCCAACACGAAGACTTACCTAGGCGTCGTTGAGGGGAAGATTCCTCAGACGATCTGGAGTTACAAGGATGCTGGCCACAACGATCAGGCCAAGAGTGAGGTCCAGGCCGTGGTTCCAGGACATGCGCCCTTCGCGACTCCTAAGCCAGAGAAGTTGCTGCGCAGGGTCATCGAGATAGCGACTAATCCGGGCGAACTTGTGTTGGATGCCTTCGCTGGCTCCGGCACCAGTGCGGCGGTGGCACATAAGTTGAGGCGACGCTGGCTTGCAGTTGAGTTGCAGCCTCAAACGGTTTCAACCTTTACAGCACCTCGGCTTACGAAAGTGGTGGAGGGGCAAGACCTCGGTGGGATCACCTCGACCACAGCGCGGGTCGAGGTGGCCGATCTTCCTGATGGAGTCAGTCCGGAAGACGCTCAGAAGTTCTCCGCGCTCGTCGGAAAGTTCACGGATGACCGACACCTCCCGATCAACGTCGTGACCGAGACCGCGAAGTTCGTTCGACAGGCGGCCAAGACCGACGAGCCGCCCTTGACGCAGGAGGAGTCTAAGACCCTCCTCGCGTTGCTGCGGAAGGCCGGACAGGGAACCGAAGGCGAAGCAACGGTCGATGTCATGCCGCAGGTTCGCAAGGCCCTGCGGGACGCGGCCAAGACGAGAGATGAGTCCACGACCTTGTGGGAAGGCGGCGGCGGATTCACCGTCGCGAAGATGGGTCCGTCCATGTACGAGGTGGATGACGAGGACGGTCAGGTCTTCCTGTCTTCAGAGGCGACGAATGGGGCGTGGTCCAAGGCCATAGCCGGGCAGTTGAAGTTCACCCTCACGCCCGACGATCCTGTGTTCTGCGGTGTGCGGAAGCGTCAGCGACTCGCGGTCATCGACGGCGTGGCCGATCAGAGCGTCGTCCGGACCGTGGTCGAACACCTGGGCGAGAAGGAGAAGGCTGTGATCGTCGCCAAGGGAGTGCTGCCCGAAGCAGCCCAACTCCTCCAGGAGTTGTCGCCGGGGTCCCGGGTGAAGAAGGCTCCCGAGGACATGTTCCCGAAGGGGACGGTGAACTGA